A part of Homoserinibacter sp. YIM 151385 genomic DNA contains:
- a CDS encoding M23 family metallopeptidase — translation MNPRSRRESRARSGRHARPGLGRQLLSMGAMLGVGALAVGLSVPADAFLSPGQHRAEAEPSGIAAETTVQSLAIGEVAAVAVDRDGFTAKAKPKPQAPAAATFTATRVYPRLATAGTVRWPFPGQVRMSDGFGPRVSPCSGCSSMHEGTDFLPGEGKPIYAIASGVVTIHEDGSGGFGNYVTLTHSIGGSTVTTTYAHMQRGSSPLRAGQKISIGDFIGTVGRTGATTGPHLHLEIAVDGTKVDPYAWLQTNVG, via the coding sequence ATGAACCCCAGGAGCCGACGCGAGTCACGCGCGCGCTCCGGGCGCCACGCCCGCCCCGGCCTCGGCCGTCAGCTCCTCTCGATGGGCGCCATGCTCGGCGTCGGGGCGCTCGCCGTCGGGCTCTCCGTCCCCGCCGATGCGTTCCTCTCGCCCGGACAGCATCGCGCCGAGGCCGAGCCGAGCGGCATCGCCGCCGAGACGACCGTCCAGTCGCTCGCCATCGGCGAGGTCGCCGCCGTCGCCGTCGACCGCGACGGGTTCACCGCGAAGGCCAAGCCGAAGCCGCAGGCGCCGGCCGCCGCGACCTTCACGGCGACCCGCGTCTACCCGCGTCTCGCGACCGCCGGCACCGTGCGCTGGCCGTTCCCGGGCCAGGTCCGGATGTCGGACGGCTTCGGCCCCCGCGTCTCGCCCTGCTCCGGCTGCTCCTCCATGCACGAGGGAACCGACTTCCTCCCCGGCGAGGGCAAGCCGATCTACGCGATCGCGAGCGGCGTCGTCACCATCCACGAGGACGGCTCGGGCGGCTTCGGCAACTACGTCACCCTGACGCACTCCATCGGCGGCTCGACCGTCACCACGACCTATGCGCACATGCAGCGCGGCTCCAGCCCGCTTCGCGCCGGCCAGAAGATCAGCATCGGCGACTTCATCGGCACGGTCGGCCGCACGGGTGCCACGACCGGCCCGCACCTGCATCTCGAGATCGCGGTGGACGGCACCAAGGTCGACCCCTACGCCTGGCTGCAGACGAACGTCGGCTGA
- a CDS encoding inositol monophosphatase family protein, translated as MSIELRDLARDIAIEAGALAARRRAEGVEVAASKSSPVDIVTAADRETEELIRRRILEARPDDGILGEEGGTTGGTSGLTWVVDPIDGTVNYLYGIPHYAVSIAVVEGEPDPLTWDAVAAAVHNPASGETFDAARGEGARLGGEPIAVRAPVELSQALLATGFAYSAETRGRQGEVVARLLPQVRDLRRPGTASLDLSFLACGRLDAYYERTLSPWDHAAGVLIAREAGALVLGKDGAAPDRQLCIAAHPELAVVLERAVREAGALDWDV; from the coding sequence ATGAGCATCGAGCTGCGCGACCTGGCCCGCGACATCGCGATCGAGGCGGGCGCCCTCGCGGCACGCCGCCGGGCCGAGGGGGTCGAGGTCGCCGCGAGCAAGTCGAGCCCCGTCGACATCGTCACCGCGGCCGACCGCGAGACGGAGGAGCTGATCCGCCGCCGCATCCTCGAGGCCCGCCCCGACGACGGCATCCTCGGCGAGGAGGGCGGCACGACGGGCGGCACCAGCGGGCTCACCTGGGTGGTCGACCCGATCGACGGCACCGTCAACTACCTCTACGGCATCCCGCACTACGCCGTGAGCATCGCGGTCGTCGAGGGGGAGCCGGACCCGCTCACCTGGGATGCGGTCGCGGCCGCCGTGCACAACCCGGCCAGCGGCGAGACCTTCGACGCCGCCCGCGGCGAGGGCGCCCGGCTCGGCGGCGAGCCGATCGCGGTGCGCGCGCCCGTCGAGCTCTCGCAGGCGCTCCTCGCCACCGGCTTCGCCTACTCGGCCGAGACGCGGGGCCGGCAGGGGGAGGTCGTCGCGCGGCTCCTCCCGCAGGTGCGCGACCTGCGCCGGCCCGGGACCGCATCCCTCGACCTCTCCTTCCTCGCGTGCGGGCGGCTCGACGCCTACTACGAGCGCACCCTGAGCCCCTGGGATCACGCGGCCGGCGTCCTCATCGCGCGGGAGGCCGGCGCGCTCGTGCTCGGGAAGGACGGCGCGGCGCCCGACCGGCAGCTCTGCATCGCCGCGCACCCCGAGCTGGCGGTCGTGCTCGAGCGGGCCGTGCGGGAGGCCGGGGCACTCGACTGGGACGTGTGA
- a CDS encoding GNAT family N-acetyltransferase produces the protein MVLDFRIRETTADDWRDVRELRLEMLADTPLAFLERLPDARAHGEAVWRARGERGYLAAIDASGRWLGTMGWARPRDGEASPVLVGVYVTPSARGRDAGVADALLAGVEEEVARYWDRILLEVNEENPRAIAFYERHGYEPTGEWRPYPLDPRQRELEMAKRLLR, from the coding sequence GTGGTCCTCGACTTCCGCATCCGCGAGACGACCGCGGACGACTGGCGCGACGTCCGCGAGCTGCGCCTCGAGATGCTCGCCGACACCCCGCTGGCGTTCCTCGAGCGCCTGCCCGACGCCCGCGCCCACGGCGAGGCCGTCTGGCGGGCCCGCGGCGAGCGCGGCTACCTCGCCGCGATCGACGCCTCGGGCCGCTGGCTCGGCACGATGGGCTGGGCGCGCCCGCGCGACGGCGAGGCCTCGCCCGTGCTCGTCGGCGTCTACGTCACGCCGTCGGCGCGGGGCCGGGATGCGGGGGTCGCCGATGCGCTGCTCGCGGGCGTCGAGGAGGAGGTCGCCCGGTACTGGGACCGCATCCTCCTCGAGGTCAACGAGGAGAACCCGCGGGCGATCGCGTTCTACGAGCGGCACGGCTACGAGCCGACCGGCGAGTGGCGCCCGTACCCGCTGGACCCGCGGCAGCGCGAGCTGGAGATGGCGAAGCGGCTGCTGCGCTGA
- a CDS encoding lytic transglycosylase domain-containing protein: protein MPRSRILVIALASALVLVGTACAAGFVILGGLERIGWLSTAWSGEDAGEDAAAAPADWAPPAAVPMAATAGSGYGDGITARVDADWVAVQSGRTGIPERVLAAYAGAALAKQGELPSCGLSWSTLAGVGWVESRHASYDGNALDERGTAQPGIFGVALAGDGTAHIPDSDGGRIDGDADYDRAVGPMQMIPEAWRNWGTDGSGDGRADPQNIDDAVLSAANYLCRSGEDLSGERGWRVAIASYNSADSYAGLVAEAGTGYGDAAGR, encoded by the coding sequence GTGCCCCGATCCCGGATCCTCGTCATCGCCCTCGCGAGCGCGCTGGTCCTCGTGGGCACCGCGTGCGCGGCCGGGTTCGTCATCCTCGGCGGCCTCGAGCGCATCGGCTGGCTGAGCACGGCGTGGAGCGGCGAGGACGCGGGCGAGGATGCGGCGGCGGCGCCCGCGGACTGGGCCCCGCCCGCCGCGGTGCCGATGGCGGCGACCGCGGGCTCCGGCTACGGCGACGGGATCACGGCCCGGGTCGACGCCGACTGGGTCGCCGTGCAGAGCGGACGGACCGGCATCCCCGAGCGCGTGCTCGCGGCCTACGCCGGCGCGGCGCTTGCGAAACAGGGCGAGCTGCCCTCCTGCGGGCTGTCGTGGTCGACGCTCGCCGGGGTCGGCTGGGTGGAGAGCCGGCACGCGAGCTACGACGGCAACGCGCTCGACGAGCGCGGCACCGCCCAGCCCGGGATCTTCGGGGTGGCGCTCGCCGGTGACGGCACCGCCCACATCCCCGACTCGGACGGCGGCCGGATCGACGGCGACGCCGACTACGACCGCGCGGTGGGGCCCATGCAGATGATCCCCGAGGCGTGGCGCAACTGGGGCACCGACGGCTCGGGCGACGGCCGCGCCGACCCGCAGAACATCGACGACGCGGTCCTGAGCGCCGCGAACTACCTGTGCCGCTCGGGCGAGGACCTCTCGGGGGAGCGCGGCTGGCGCGTCGCGATCGCGAGCTACAACAGCGCCGACAGCTATGCGGGGCTCGTCGCCGAGGCCGGCACCGGCTACGGGGATGCCGCCGGCCGCTGA
- a CDS encoding YajQ family cyclic di-GMP-binding protein codes for MADSSFDIVSKVDNMEAQNAVGQAQKELAQRYDFKGVGASVEWSGEKLLLKANAEERVKAVLEVLEQKLIKRGITLRSIDAGDPYASGKEYRIDVSFKNGIASDDAKKISKIIRDEAPKSVKSQIQGDELRVQSKSRDDLQSTMALLKGKDLDVALQFVNFR; via the coding sequence ATGGCAGATTCCTCTTTCGACATCGTCAGCAAGGTCGACAACATGGAGGCCCAGAACGCGGTCGGCCAGGCGCAGAAGGAGCTCGCGCAGCGCTACGACTTCAAGGGCGTCGGCGCGAGCGTCGAGTGGTCGGGCGAGAAGCTCCTGCTCAAGGCGAACGCCGAGGAGCGCGTGAAGGCGGTGCTCGAGGTGCTCGAGCAGAAGCTCATCAAGCGCGGCATCACGCTCCGCTCGATCGACGCCGGCGACCCCTACGCGAGCGGCAAGGAGTACCGCATCGACGTGTCGTTCAAGAACGGCATCGCCTCCGACGACGCGAAGAAGATCTCGAAGATCATCCGCGACGAGGCGCCGAAGAGCGTCAAGAGCCAGATCCAGGGCGACGAGCTCCGCGTGCAGTCGAAGAGCCGCGACGACCTCCAGTCGACCATGGCCCTCCTCAAGGGCAAGGACCTGGATGTCGCGCTGCAGTTCGTGAACTTCCGCTAG
- the cls gene encoding cardiolipin synthase yields the protein MEPGSIAFIVTIALLVIDFVIRVLAIVLIPRNRRPQTATAWLLAIFFLPYLGILLFWLLGSNYLPKRRREKQAEINRYIEETTEGIDQVTRTGAWPSWLESIVELNRTLGAMPLVGGNRAKLYDENAVALAAMAKAIRKAERTVHCEFYILSLDDETADFFDALEEAVARGVKVRVLLDHLGNWQYPGFRRTKKRLTAMGADWHLMLPVQPLRGRYQRPDLRNHRKLLVIDGTVGFTGSQNVIETPYQKRGNHRKGLHWKDFMVRFEGPVVAAIDALFVTDWYSETDELLTREVTTPVRPVTNGRLDCQVVPSGPGFEGENNLRLFNSLVYAAQRQLIITSPYFVPDDSMLYAITTAAQSGIDVQLFVSEIGDQFFVFHAQRSYYEALLKAGVRIFLYRSPTVLHAKHMTVDEEVAVIGSSNMDMRSFTLDLEISVMIRDRGFVERLRAVEDLYRLESRELTLDEWMGRPLRLHVLDNIARLTAAVQ from the coding sequence GTGGAGCCCGGGTCGATCGCATTCATCGTCACGATCGCGCTCCTCGTCATCGACTTCGTCATCCGCGTGCTCGCGATCGTCCTCATCCCGCGGAACCGGCGACCGCAGACGGCGACCGCCTGGCTGCTCGCGATCTTCTTCCTGCCGTACCTCGGCATCCTGCTGTTCTGGCTGCTCGGCTCCAACTACCTGCCGAAGCGCCGCCGCGAGAAGCAGGCCGAGATCAACCGCTACATCGAGGAGACGACGGAGGGCATCGACCAGGTCACCCGCACGGGCGCCTGGCCGTCCTGGCTGGAGTCGATCGTCGAGCTCAACCGCACGCTGGGGGCGATGCCGCTCGTCGGCGGCAACCGGGCGAAGCTCTACGACGAGAACGCGGTGGCCCTCGCGGCCATGGCGAAGGCGATCCGGAAGGCGGAGCGCACCGTCCACTGCGAGTTCTACATCCTCTCCCTCGACGACGAGACGGCCGACTTCTTCGACGCGCTCGAGGAGGCCGTCGCGCGCGGCGTGAAGGTCCGGGTGCTGCTCGACCACCTCGGCAACTGGCAGTACCCCGGCTTCCGGCGCACGAAGAAGCGCCTCACCGCGATGGGCGCCGACTGGCACCTCATGCTCCCCGTGCAGCCGCTGCGCGGCCGGTATCAGCGCCCCGACCTCCGCAACCACCGCAAGCTCCTCGTCATCGACGGCACGGTCGGCTTCACCGGCTCGCAGAATGTCATCGAGACTCCGTACCAGAAGCGCGGGAACCACCGGAAGGGCCTCCACTGGAAGGACTTCATGGTGCGGTTCGAGGGGCCGGTCGTCGCCGCGATCGATGCGCTCTTCGTCACCGACTGGTACTCCGAGACCGACGAGCTGCTCACCCGCGAGGTGACGACGCCCGTCCGCCCCGTCACGAACGGCCGGCTCGACTGCCAGGTCGTGCCGAGCGGGCCCGGCTTCGAGGGCGAGAACAACCTCCGGCTGTTCAACTCGCTCGTCTACGCGGCGCAGCGCCAGCTCATCATCACGAGCCCCTACTTCGTGCCCGACGACTCGATGCTCTACGCGATCACCACGGCCGCGCAGTCCGGGATCGACGTGCAGCTCTTCGTCTCCGAGATCGGGGACCAGTTCTTCGTCTTCCACGCGCAGCGCAGCTACTACGAGGCGCTGCTCAAGGCCGGCGTGCGGATCTTCCTCTACCGCTCGCCGACGGTCCTCCACGCGAAGCACATGACGGTCGACGAGGAGGTCGCCGTCATCGGATCCTCGAACATGGACATGCGCTCCTTCACCCTCGACCTCGAGATCTCGGTCATGATCCGCGACCGCGGCTTCGTCGAGCGCCTCCGCGCCGTCGAGGACCTCTACCGGCTCGAGAGCCGCGAGCTCACGCTCGACGAGTGGATGGGCCGCCCGCTCCGTCTCCACGTGCTCGACAACATCGCGCGGCTCACGGCGGCGGTGCAGTAG
- a CDS encoding endonuclease/exonuclease/phosphatase family protein, translating to MTTTADANRIRVISANVRIPVDEGDASWEARGPLLARTLADAQPDLIGTQELTSLQARDLLEAMPGMRMLGRDRRGGRDDEHCAILIRDDRLEVREHGDFWLSDTPDLVASITWGNAFPRITTWVRVRERATGRELVHANTHLPYRPEDADARERGARLILDRLEEIAAGDPIVLTGDFNCGPDCAVHEILSESLADVHDEGPHTGPDGTFHGFTGEPGERIDWVLQRGLRLRAARTMDEHEGTVWPSDHFPVLAELDWR from the coding sequence GTGACGACGACGGCAGACGCCAACCGCATCCGGGTCATCAGCGCGAATGTGCGCATCCCCGTCGACGAGGGGGATGCGAGCTGGGAGGCGCGGGGCCCCCTCCTCGCGAGGACGCTCGCCGACGCGCAGCCGGACCTCATCGGCACGCAGGAGCTCACCAGCCTGCAGGCCCGCGACCTCCTCGAGGCGATGCCGGGGATGCGGATGCTGGGCCGCGACCGCCGCGGCGGGCGCGATGACGAGCACTGCGCGATCCTCATCCGCGACGACCGCCTGGAGGTGCGCGAGCACGGCGACTTCTGGCTCTCCGACACCCCCGACCTCGTCGCCAGCATCACCTGGGGGAACGCCTTCCCCCGCATCACCACCTGGGTGCGGGTGCGCGAGCGGGCGACCGGCCGCGAGCTCGTCCACGCGAACACCCACCTCCCCTACCGACCCGAGGATGCGGACGCCCGCGAGCGCGGCGCCCGGCTCATCCTCGACCGCCTCGAGGAGATCGCGGCCGGCGACCCGATCGTGCTCACGGGCGACTTCAACTGCGGGCCCGACTGCGCGGTCCACGAGATCCTCAGCGAGTCGCTCGCCGACGTCCACGACGAGGGGCCGCACACCGGACCCGACGGCACCTTCCACGGCTTCACGGGCGAGCCCGGCGAGCGCATCGACTGGGTGCTGCAGCGCGGCCTCCGCCTGCGGGCCGCCCGCACCATGGACGAGCACGAGGGCACCGTCTGGCCCTCCGACCACTTCCCCGTGCTGGCCGAGCTCGACTGGCGCTGA
- a CDS encoding DUF1801 domain-containing protein, giving the protein MAGQKTLPHDGSVDAYLAGIEPERRRRDAVEAVALARETTGAEPVMWGPSIVGFGSYHSRSASGHEGDAPRVGLSGRKTALTFYGLQDHPEAGPLLVRLGPHTLGTGCVYVKDLGRLDREVLVELLRLAWASERTGEQG; this is encoded by the coding sequence ATGGCCGGGCAGAAGACCCTCCCCCACGACGGCTCCGTCGACGCCTACCTCGCGGGCATCGAGCCGGAGCGTCGACGGCGGGATGCGGTGGAGGCCGTCGCCCTCGCGCGCGAGACGACGGGCGCCGAGCCGGTCATGTGGGGTCCGAGCATCGTCGGCTTCGGCTCGTACCACTCCCGCTCCGCGAGCGGACACGAGGGCGATGCGCCGCGCGTGGGGCTCTCCGGCCGGAAGACCGCGCTCACCTTCTACGGCCTCCAGGACCACCCCGAGGCCGGCCCGCTCCTCGTCCGCCTCGGGCCGCACACGCTCGGCACGGGCTGCGTCTACGTGAAGGATCTCGGCCGGCTCGACCGCGAGGTGCTCGTCGAGCTGCTGCGCCTCGCGTGGGCCTCCGAGCGCACCGGCGAGCAGGGCTGA